A single Cannabis sativa cultivar Pink pepper isolate KNU-18-1 chromosome 7, ASM2916894v1, whole genome shotgun sequence DNA region contains:
- the LOC115698138 gene encoding uncharacterized protein LOC115698138 has translation MATASPPPPAMVVKTRFLGFLIWQSIPSSLIFFFFTIFLYQLSSSASTSKPTRVSFFFTPILSFFTFNLAHLLFSTSLSLLSTPQSHRPAYPIQLVFGLFRLLLVPGGSDEPQTSDFRLRAKVSIGFVLFSLAAAVSGLVAVASVCWVSALAGFDDGVGLIGRVGLRGFVMGFLYGLHYVYNRRWVLEFPIIQRRPIFSFKMGLPSATTRALRLSSVAYLFSTGVVAFLPDQLTGQVTVGKFSCEQIIFFLGSFAVFLSWELSHHLHRVLHTKRFVFAPPKGSAAAETNPSEPLLAALEESSPRSLLQYLAYLDLCMVCENNVDVWRRAAFFEESGETYKRVIAVGLRPLEQLASKLSEALESIENNSQISNQLLSPNDARPDPNCSELLNNFQLYLWCARMVALLTARSHQEDRYGVAQLSGSNAAVVSTLLSCLLAIESFMGRNINVQSPNNLMGPAGIKWATSSMRRPEIGNRKKRGGFPHSKAYVIADAMRTSIYHIVSAFHDEMVASAKSGLLEKDWIITNKPPFGSRDLLPQKLRLFLDFRAT, from the exons ATGGCTACAGCTTCACCTCCACCACCAGCCATGGTGGTCAAGACTCGTTTTTTAGGGTTCCTAATATGGCAATCCATTCCCTCTTCTCtaatctttttcttcttcacaatcttcctatACCAACTCTCTTCTTCCGCTTCTACTTCTAAACCCACCAGGGTTTCCTTCTTTTTCACTCCCATTCTTTCATTTTTCACCTTCAATCTAGCCCACCTTCTTTTCTCCACTTCCCTCTCACTCCTCTCCACTCCACAATCCCACCGCCCAGCCTATCCTATTCAGCTTGTGTTCGGCCTTTTCCGGCTTCTTCTGGTTCCCGGTGGCTCCGATGAGCCTCAAACTTCTGACTTTCGGCTCCGGGCAAAGGTTTCGATCGGTTTCGTCCTGTTTTCTTTGGCGGCGGCGGTTTCCGGGCTCGTGGCTGTTGCGTCGGTTTGCTGGGTGAGCGCATTGGCTGGGTTTGATGATGGGGTTGGGTTGATTGGAAGAGTTGGGCTTAGGGGTTTCGTGATGGGTTTTCTCTATGGACTGCATTATGTTTATAATCGTCGGTGGGTCTTGGAGTTCCCCATTATTCAG CGCCGACCTATCTTTAGCTTCAAGATGGGGCTCCCTTCGGCTACTACTCGAGCTTTGAGGCTTTCGAGTGTTGCTTACCTATTCTCGACAGGCGTCGTAGCATTTCTGCCAGATCAATTAACAGGCCAGGTTACGGTGGGAAAGTTCAGTTGTGAGCAAATCATATTCTTCCTGGGAAGTTTTGCAGTGTTTCTCAGCTGGGAATTAAGTCATCACTTACATCGG GTGTTGCATACAAAGAGGTTTGTATTTGCACCACCAAAGGGATCTGCAGCAGCCGAAACAAATCCGAGTGAGCCTCTCCTTGCAGCACTAGAAGAGAGCAGCCCGAGGTCTCTTCTTCAGTATCTTGCATACCTTGATCTCTGCATGGTTTGTGAGAATAATGTTGATGTATGGCGGAGGGCTGCCTTTTTCGAGGAAAGTGGTGAAACTTACAAAAGAGTGATAGCTGTAGGCTTGAGGCCTCTGGAACAGCTTGCCTCTAAACTGTCTGAAGCTTTGGAAAGTATTGAAAATAATTCCCAAATATCCAATCAATTACTGTCTCCAAATGATGCTCGACCAGATCCAAATTGCTCTGAATTGCTTAACAACTTCCAG CTATATTTATGGTGTGCCAGAATGGTTGCATTGCTAACTGCACGCTCTCACCAAGAGGACAGATATGGCGTTGCTCAGCTCTCCGGTAGCAATGCAGCTGTGGTCTCGACCTTGCTCTCTTGTCTTCTTGCCATTGAATCATTCATGGGGAGGAACATCAATGTACAATCCCCTAATAACTTGATGGGACCAGCTGGTATAAAGTGGGCAACATCAAGCATGAGAAGACCAGAGATTGGTAACCGTAAAAAGAGAGGCGGCTTTCCACATTCAAAGGCATATGTCATTGCCGACGCTATGAGGACATCAATCTACCACATTGTGTCAGCTTTCCACGACGAAATGGTGGCTAGTGCAAAATCAGGTCTTCTAGAGAAAGATTGGATCATTACCAACAAGCCTCCATTTGGCAGCCGTGATCTACTTCCGCAGAAGCTGCGCCTCTTCCTTGATTTCCGAGCTACCTAA
- the LOC115698276 gene encoding CSC1-like protein ERD4: MDLSSFLTSLGTSFVIFVILVLIYSWLSSKPGNAVVYYPNRILKGMDPNENRSASCSPFAWIREAMSSSEENVIAMSGVDTAVYFVFLSTVLGILIICGLVLLPSLLPVAATDNRLEQLGANNFTILDKLTMGNVTEKSPRLWAFLFAVYCVSFVTYYLLWRAYNHISNLRTNASMSPELKPEQYAILVRDIPSVEGQSRKEQVDSYFKMIYPETFYRSMIVTDNKEVDKLFKELEGYKKKLLRAEAVYAEGKRTGKSEVRPTHKTGCLGILGKKVDSIEFYTEKISELVPKLEAEQKTTLRDKQLGAAIVFFTSRIAAASAAQSLHAQLVDKWTVIEAPEPRQIIWTNLKKTFYERQVRQYGVYILVALAILFYMIPIGIISAFTTLKNLMKLMPFLKPILKQSAIRTVLEAYLPQIALIVFLALLPKLLLFLSKAEGIPSMSHAIRAASGKYFYFTVLNVFIGFTLAGTLYRTLKDIQNDPNSIVGVLASSIPGSAAFFLTFVALKFFVGYGLELTRIVPLIIFHIKRKYSCKTEAEVKEAWFPGDLKYGTRIPGDLLIATIVLCYSVIAPVIIPFGVAYFGLGWLILRNQALKVYVPSYESYGRMWPHIAVRIIAALVLYQVTMLGYFTLKKFYYTPFLVVLPIISLLFAFFCHTKFYRSFADTALEIVVREPKEIPNLEQIFKSFIPPSLNAEKNDDDQFEDALSQASRSTSFA, from the exons ATGGATTTGAGTTCCTTTTTGACGTCTTTAGGGACGTCTTTTGTGATATTTGTGATTTTGGTTCTGATTTACTCATGGCTCTCAAGTAAGCCTGGAAACGCCGTCGTTTACTATCCGAATCGGATCTTGAAAGGGATGGATCCGAATGAGAACAGATCCGCCTCTTGTAGCCCTTTTGCCTGGATCCGAGAAGCTATGTCTTCTTCAGAAGAGAATGTTATAGCCATGTCAGGGGTTGACACTGCTGTCTACTTCGTCTTCCTCAGCACTG TTTTGGGAATTTTGATTATATGTGGCCTAGTTCTACTACCATCTCTTCTACCAGTTGCTGCAACCGATAATCGTTTGGAGCAGTTAGGAGCTAATAACTTCACTATTCTAGACAAATTGACAATGGGAAATGTCACT GAAAAGAGTCCAAGATTGTGGGCATTTCTGTTTGCAGTCTACTGTGTTTCTTTTGTTACTTATTACCTTTTATGGAGGGCTTATAATCACATTTCCAATTTGAGAACTAATGCATCAATGTCACCTGAATTGAAGCCTGAACAGTATGCAATTCTCGTTAGAGACATACCTTCTGTTGAAGGACAGTCTAGAAAAGAACAGGTCGATTCATACTTTAAGATGATCTATCCCGAAACATTTTACAGGTCAATGATTGTCACTGACAATAAAGAG GTTGACAAACTTTTTAAAGAGTTAGAAGGTTACAAGAAGAAGCTTCTACGCGCTGAAGCAGTGTATGCAGAGGGAAAAAGAACAGGCAAGTCTGAAGTTAGACCGACTCACAAAACTGGTTGTCTTGGTATTCTTGGAAAGAAAGTAGACAGCATTGAGTTCTACACCGAGAAAATTAGTGAACTAGTACCGAAACTAGAAGCTGAACAAAAGACTACTCTTAGGGACAAGCAGTTAGGTGCAGCAATTGTTTTTTTCACAAGCAGAATAGCTGCAGCTTCTGCTGCTCAGAGTCTTCATGCTCAACTGGTTGATAAATGGACAGTAATTGAAGCTCCTGAGCCTCGTCAAATAATATGGACTAATCTTAAGAAAACATTCTATGAGAGGCAAGTACGGCAATATGGTGTGTACATTCTTGTGGCTCTGGCTATATTATTCTACATGATTCCAATTGGGATTATCTCTGCATTCACGACGTTAAAGAACTTGATGAAACTTATGCCGTTTTTGAAGCCAATATTGAAACAGAGTGCAATAAGGACTGTGCTGGAAGCTTACCTCCCACAGATTGCACTCATTGTGTTCTTGGCTTTGTTGCCTAAGTTACTTCTGTTTCTATCTAAGGCCGAGGGAATTCCCTCTATGAGCCACGCAATAAGAGCTGCTTCGGGGAAGTATTTTTACTTCACTGTGTTGAATGTgtttattggatttacacttgCTGGAACTTTATACAGAACATTGAAGGACATTCAGAATGATCCAAACTCCATTGTCGGTGTTCTAGCTAGTAGCATCCCGGGAAGTGCAGCCTTTTTCCTCACCTTTGTGGCTCTTAA GTTTTTCGTCGGTTATGGGCTTGAACTTACCCGAATAGTTCCTCTTATTATCTTCCATATCAAGAGAAAATATTCGTGTAAGACAGAAGCAGAGGTAAAAGAAGCATGGTTTCCGGGAGATCTTAAATATGGGACTCGAATTCCTGGTGACTTGCTCATTGCCACCATTGTTCTTTGCTATTCTGTCATTGCTCCAGTAATTATTCCATTCGGGGTAGCATATTTTGGTCTTGGATGGCTCATCCTTCGTAATCAG GCCCTTAAAGTTTATGTTCCATCATACGAAAGCTATGGTAGAATGTGGCCACACATTGCTGTGCGAATAATCGCCGCGCTGGTATTGTACCAAGTTACCATGCTCGGTTACTTCACATTGAAGAAATTCTACTACACGCCATTCCTAGTCGTGCTTCCCATCATTTCCCTTCTCTTTGCCTTCTTTTGCCACACGAAATTCTACCGCTCTTTCGCTGACACTGCTCTAGAAATTGTAGTTCGTGAACCGAAGGAAATTCCCAACTTGGAACAGATTTTCAAATCATTCATTCCACCAAGCTTGAATGCTGAGAAGAATGATGATGATCAGTTTGAAGATGCTTTGTCTCAAGCTTCAAGGTCAACCTCATTTGCTTAA
- the LOC115712508 gene encoding uncharacterized protein LOC115712508 yields the protein MFACKHARHVWKIAGFSFNNKAAVSMKIEDFLFQISECYTKSELEMIFCTMWSIWSDRNNVLHGKITQQPSVISAKAASFLSSFQSAQQLSLHAGLAPADTPTAHRAWTPPPPNLLKLNVDAAFDDTRKRIGFGAIIRDSTGNVKAAMSHPIDGCCRPQDMEAKGLFYSLKWARQLNFKVDLVETDSLILVNALRKSTSKNSSFQDLIFDVQTQLSYLPTVCVHHVYRDGNQAAHGLAKHALVLDNVCTWLEDFPSAILSVIVKDSLIL from the coding sequence ATGTTTGCTTGTAAACATGCTCGACATGTGTGGAAAATTGCTGGTTTTTCCTTTAACAATAAAGCTGCTGTTTCAATGAAAATTGAAGATTTTTTGTTTCAGATATCAGAATGCTACACCAAATCTGAGTTGGAAATGATTTTTTGCACTATGTGGTCAATTTGGTCTGATCGAAACAATGTTCTTCATGGTAAAATTACCCAACAACCTTCGGTTATTTCTGCTAAAGCTGCCTCTTTCCTTAGCAGTTTTCAATCGGCCCAGCAGCTTTCTCTTCATGCTGGTTTGGCACCAGCTGACACTCCAACCGCACACAGAGCATGGACTCCACCTCCTCCTAATCTCCTAAAATTGAATGTAGATGCAGCTTTTGATGATACCAGAAAACGGATTGGGTTCGGTGCTATTATAAGAGATTCTACTGGTAATGTAAAGGCTGCTATGTCTCACCCTATTGATGGTTGCTGTCGTCCTCAAGACATGGAAGCCAAGGGACTGTTTTACAGCCTCAAATGGGCTAGACAACTCAATTTCAAGGTCGATTTGGTGGAAACGGACTCCTTGATTCTTGTTAATGCTCTTCGCAAATCAACATCAAAAAATTCTTCTTTTCAAGATTTAATTTTTGATGTTCAAACTCAATTATCCTATCTCCCTACTGTTTGTGTTCATCATGTTTATCGTGATGGTAACCAAGCTGCTCACGGCTTGGCTAAACATGCTCTAGTGTTGGATAATGTTTGTACATGGCTTGAGGATTTTCCCTCAGCTATTCTCTCTGTTATTGTAAAAGACTCtcttattttataa